A portion of the Streptomyces coeruleoprunus genome contains these proteins:
- the rnpA gene encoding ribonuclease P protein component codes for MLPTENRLRRREDFATAVRRGRRAGRPHLVVHLRSGATDPHAPGESAPPTRAGFVVSKAVGGAVVRNQVKRRLRHLMRERLASLPAGSLVVVRALPGAGDADHAQLARDLDAALERLLGGGAR; via the coding sequence GTGCTGCCTACCGAGAATCGGCTGAGGCGGCGCGAGGACTTCGCGACCGCGGTACGCCGGGGACGCCGGGCAGGCCGCCCGCACCTCGTCGTCCATCTACGCAGCGGTGCAACGGACCCGCACGCGCCTGGGGAGAGCGCTCCCCCGACGCGTGCGGGTTTCGTCGTCAGCAAGGCAGTCGGCGGCGCAGTCGTCCGTAACCAGGTGAAGCGCAGATTGCGGCACCTGATGCGTGAGCGGCTCGCCTCGCTGCCCGCCGGTAGCCTGGTGGTAGTACGGGCGTTGCCCGGCGCGGGCGACGCCGACCACGCACAGCTGGCCCGAGACCTGGATGCCGCTCTGGAGCGGCTGCTGGGAGGGGGCGCGCGATGA
- the rpmH gene encoding 50S ribosomal protein L34, giving the protein MSKRTFQPNNRRRAKTHGFRLRMRTRAGRAILASRRSKGRARLSA; this is encoded by the coding sequence GTGAGCAAGCGCACCTTCCAGCCGAACAACCGTCGTCGTGCGAAGACCCACGGTTTCCGCCTGCGCATGCGTACCCGTGCCGGCCGCGCGATTCTCGCGTCCCGCCGCAGCAAGGGTCGCGCCCGCCTGTCCGCCTGA
- the dnaA gene encoding chromosomal replication initiator protein DnaA — translation MADVPADLAAVWPRVLEQLLGEGQQGIEPKDKQWIERCQPLALVADTALLAVPNEWGKRVLEGRLAPLISETLSRECGRPIRIAITVDDSASDQSAPAAPERQQPQQHRYDDRGQGEPYDTYGRSLADDGLPTVRPAYPDYQQQRPEPGAWPRTQEDLSWQQPRLGGFQDRDPYATPRPQQPHHDYGSPQQGERQAYDGQRTERRDLADSPGQHRPGGPAGPGGPGGRGGMGGPGSMGGPGTMAGPGSMGSGGSMSGPGSMGGPAGSGGGSGSGGTGGPGEQHARLNPKYLFDTFVIGSSNRFAHAAAVAVAEAPAKAYNPLFIYGESGLGKTHLLHAIGHYARSLYPGTRVRYVSSEEFTNEFINSIRDGKGDAFRKRYRDVDILLVDDIQFLASKESTQEEFFHTFNTLHNANKQIVLSSDRPPKQLMTLEDRLRNRFEWGLTTDVQPPELETRIAILRKKAVQEQLNAPPEVLEFIASRISRNIRELEGALIRVTAFASLNRQPVDLVLTESVLKDLIPGGEDSAPEITAGAIMAATADYFGLTVEDLCGSSRSRVLVTARQIAMYLCRELTDLSLPKIGAQFGGRDHTTVMHADRKIRALMAERRSIYNQVTELTNRIKNG, via the coding sequence GTGGCTGATGTACCCGCTGATCTTGCCGCAGTGTGGCCGCGCGTATTGGAGCAGCTCCTCGGGGAGGGGCAGCAGGGCATCGAGCCGAAGGACAAGCAGTGGATCGAACGCTGCCAGCCCCTGGCGCTGGTGGCGGACACCGCGCTGCTGGCCGTCCCCAATGAGTGGGGCAAGCGCGTCCTGGAGGGCCGGCTCGCACCGCTGATCAGCGAGACCCTCAGCCGGGAGTGCGGCCGCCCCATCCGGATCGCGATCACCGTCGACGACTCCGCGAGCGACCAGTCCGCCCCGGCGGCACCGGAGCGGCAGCAGCCGCAGCAGCACCGCTACGACGACCGCGGCCAGGGCGAGCCCTACGACACGTACGGCCGGTCCCTGGCGGACGACGGCCTGCCGACCGTGCGCCCCGCGTACCCCGACTACCAGCAGCAGCGTCCGGAGCCGGGCGCCTGGCCGCGTACGCAGGAGGACCTGTCCTGGCAGCAGCCGCGGCTCGGCGGCTTCCAGGACCGCGACCCGTACGCGACACCCCGCCCGCAGCAGCCGCACCACGACTACGGCTCCCCGCAGCAGGGCGAGCGCCAGGCGTACGACGGCCAGCGCACCGAGCGGCGCGACCTCGCCGACTCCCCGGGCCAGCACCGGCCCGGTGGCCCCGCAGGTCCCGGTGGCCCCGGTGGGCGCGGCGGCATGGGCGGCCCCGGATCGATGGGCGGCCCGGGCACCATGGCCGGCCCCGGTTCCATGGGGAGCGGCGGCTCGATGAGCGGGCCGGGCTCCATGGGTGGCCCGGCCGGTTCGGGCGGCGGCAGTGGGTCCGGCGGCACCGGAGGGCCGGGGGAGCAGCACGCGCGGCTGAACCCGAAGTACCTCTTCGACACCTTCGTCATCGGTTCGTCCAACCGGTTCGCGCACGCGGCCGCCGTCGCGGTCGCCGAGGCGCCGGCCAAGGCGTACAACCCGCTGTTCATCTACGGCGAGTCCGGCCTCGGTAAAACGCATCTGCTGCACGCGATCGGCCACTACGCCCGCAGCCTCTACCCGGGCACGCGGGTGCGGTACGTGAGCTCCGAGGAGTTCACCAACGAGTTCATCAACTCGATCCGCGACGGCAAGGGCGACGCCTTCCGCAAGCGCTACCGCGATGTGGACATCCTGCTGGTCGACGACATCCAGTTCCTGGCGAGCAAGGAGTCGACGCAGGAGGAGTTCTTCCACACCTTCAATACGCTCCACAACGCCAACAAGCAGATCGTGCTGTCCTCGGACCGGCCGCCCAAGCAGCTGATGACGCTGGAGGACCGGCTGCGCAACCGGTTCGAGTGGGGTCTGACCACCGATGTGCAGCCGCCGGAGCTGGAGACGCGTATCGCGATCCTCCGCAAGAAGGCGGTGCAGGAGCAGCTCAACGCCCCGCCGGAGGTGCTGGAGTTCATCGCTTCCCGGATCTCGCGGAACATCCGTGAGCTGGAGGGCGCGCTGATCCGGGTGACGGCGTTCGCCAGCCTCAACCGGCAGCCGGTCGACCTGGTCCTCACCGAGAGCGTGTTGAAGGACCTGATCCCGGGCGGCGAGGACTCGGCCCCGGAGATCACGGCTGGCGCGATCATGGCGGCCACCGCCGACTACTTCGGGCTGACGGTGGAGGACCTGTGCGGCTCGTCGCGTAGCCGGGTCCTGGTCACGGCCCGCCAGATCGCGATGTACCTGTGCCGTGAGCTGACGGATCTCTCGCTGCCGAAGATCGGCGCCCAGTTCGGCGGGCGTGACCATACGACGGTCATGCACGCGGACCGGAAGATCCGCGCGCTGATGGCGGAGCGGCGCTCCATCTACAACCAGGTCACCGAGCTGACCAACCGCATCAAGAACGGCTGA
- the dnaN gene encoding DNA polymerase III subunit beta, giving the protein MKIRVERDVLAEAVAWVARSLPARPPAPVLAGLLLKAEDGALSFSSFDYEVSARVSVEAEVEEDGTVLVSGRLLADICRALPNRPVEISTDGVRATVVCGSSRFTLHTLPVEEYPALPQMPTATGTVPGEVFASAAAQVAIAAGRDDTLPVLTGVRIEIEGDTVTLASTDRYRFAVREFLWKPESPDASAVALVPAKTLLDTAKALTSGDTVTLALSGSGAGEGLIGFEGAGRRTTTRLLEGDLPKYRTLFPTEFNSVATIETAPFVEAVKRVALVAERNTPVRLSFEQGVLILEAGSSDDAQAVERVDANLEGDDISIAFNPTFLLDGLSAIDAPVAQLSFTTSTKPALLSGKPAMDAEADEAYKYLIMPVRLSG; this is encoded by the coding sequence GTGAAGATCCGGGTGGAGCGCGATGTACTCGCGGAGGCGGTGGCCTGGGTGGCCCGTAGCCTCCCGGCCCGTCCGCCCGCGCCCGTACTCGCGGGCCTTCTTCTGAAGGCCGAGGACGGGGCGCTCAGCTTCTCCAGCTTCGACTACGAGGTCTCGGCGCGGGTCTCGGTCGAGGCCGAGGTCGAGGAGGACGGCACGGTCCTGGTCTCGGGCCGGCTCCTCGCCGACATCTGCCGCGCCCTCCCCAACCGGCCGGTGGAGATTTCCACAGACGGTGTACGGGCGACCGTGGTCTGCGGCTCCTCCCGCTTCACGCTCCACACCCTCCCTGTGGAGGAGTACCCGGCGCTGCCGCAGATGCCGACGGCGACCGGCACGGTCCCCGGCGAGGTCTTCGCCTCCGCCGCCGCCCAGGTGGCCATCGCCGCCGGCCGTGACGACACGCTGCCCGTCCTGACGGGTGTCCGCATCGAGATCGAGGGCGACACGGTCACGCTCGCCTCCACCGACCGCTACCGCTTCGCGGTCCGCGAGTTCCTGTGGAAGCCGGAGTCCCCGGACGCCTCGGCCGTCGCGCTGGTGCCCGCCAAGACGCTGCTGGACACCGCCAAGGCGCTGACCAGCGGCGACACCGTCACGCTCGCGCTGTCCGGCTCGGGTGCGGGCGAGGGCCTGATCGGTTTCGAGGGCGCCGGGCGCCGCACCACCACGCGGCTCCTCGAAGGCGACCTGCCGAAGTACCGGACGCTCTTCCCGACCGAGTTCAACTCGGTGGCGACGATCGAGACGGCGCCGTTCGTCGAGGCCGTGAAGCGTGTGGCCCTGGTGGCCGAGCGCAACACCCCGGTGCGGCTCAGCTTCGAGCAGGGCGTGCTGATCCTGGAGGCCGGCTCCAGCGACGACGCACAGGCTGTGGAGCGTGTCGACGCGAACCTGGAGGGCGACGACATCTCGATCGCCTTCAACCCGACGTTCCTGCTGGACGGCCTGAGCGCGATCGACGCGCCGGTGGCGCAGCTGTCCTTCACCACGTCCACCAAGCCGGCGCTGCTCAGCGGCAAGCCGGCCATGGACGCGGAGGCGGACGAGGCGTACAAGTACCTGATCATGCCGGTGCGGCTGAGCGGCTGA
- the gnd gene encoding phosphogluconate dehydrogenase (NAD(+)-dependent, decarboxylating), translating into MELGLIGLGKMGGNMRERIRRAGHTVVGYDRNPDLADVHSLEELVGKLKGPRVVWVMVPAGEATQSTIDELAELLSPGDVVVDGGNSRWTDDEKHAEELGRKGIGFVDCGVSGGVWGLENGYALMYGGAAEDVAKVQPVFDALKPEGEFGAVHAGKVGAGHFAKMVHNGIEYAMMQAFAEGWELLEAVDSVTDVREVFRSWQEGTVIRSWLLDLAVRALDDDEHLEGLRGYAADSGEGRWTVEAAIDNAVPLPAITASLFARFASRQDDSPQMKMIAALRNQFGGHAVEAKK; encoded by the coding sequence ATGGAGCTCGGTCTCATCGGCCTCGGCAAGATGGGCGGCAACATGCGCGAGCGCATCCGCCGCGCGGGTCACACAGTCGTCGGGTACGACCGCAACCCGGACCTCGCCGATGTCCACAGCCTCGAAGAGCTTGTGGGCAAGCTCAAGGGCCCCCGCGTCGTGTGGGTCATGGTCCCGGCCGGTGAAGCCACGCAGTCCACGATCGACGAGCTGGCCGAGCTGCTCTCCCCCGGCGACGTCGTCGTCGACGGCGGCAACTCGCGCTGGACCGACGACGAGAAGCACGCGGAGGAGCTGGGCCGCAAGGGCATCGGCTTCGTCGACTGCGGTGTCTCGGGCGGTGTGTGGGGCCTGGAGAACGGCTACGCGCTGATGTACGGCGGTGCCGCCGAGGACGTCGCGAAGGTCCAGCCGGTCTTCGACGCCCTGAAGCCGGAGGGCGAGTTCGGGGCCGTCCACGCGGGCAAGGTCGGTGCCGGCCACTTCGCGAAGATGGTCCACAACGGCATCGAGTACGCGATGATGCAGGCCTTCGCCGAGGGCTGGGAGCTGCTGGAGGCCGTCGACTCCGTCACCGACGTGCGTGAGGTCTTCCGGTCCTGGCAGGAGGGCACGGTCATCCGTTCCTGGCTGCTGGACCTGGCCGTCCGCGCCCTGGACGACGACGAGCACCTGGAGGGCCTGCGCGGCTACGCGGCCGACTCCGGCGAGGGCCGCTGGACGGTCGAGGCCGCCATCGACAACGCCGTGCCGCTCCCGGCGATCACGGCGTCCCTCTTCGCGCGGTTCGCGTCCCGCCAGGACGACTCCCCGCAGATGAAGATGATCGCGGCGCTGCGCAACCAGTTCGGCGGCCACGCGGTCGAGGCCAAGAAGTAA
- the recF gene encoding DNA replication/repair protein RecF (All proteins in this family for which functions are known are DNA-binding proteins that assist the filamentation of RecA onto DNA for the initiation of recombination or recombinational repair.), which yields MHVTHLSLADFRSYARVEVPLDPGVSVFVGANGQGKTNLVEAIGYLATLGSHRVSSDAPLVRMGAERAIIRAAVRQGDRQQLVELELNPGRANRARINRSSQVRPRDVLGIVRTVLFAPEDMALVKGDPGERRRFLDELITARSPRMAGVRSDYDRVLKQRNTLLKTAAMARRHGGRSMDLSTLDVWDQHLARAGAELLAQRLDLVATLQPLAAKAYDQLAPGGGPVALEYRSSAEGPGTGREELYGQLLAALAEVRKQEIERGVTLVGPHRDDLVLKLGRMPAKGYASHGESWSYALALRLASYDLLRAEGNEPVLVLDDVFAELDARRRERLAELVAPGEQVLVTAAVDDDVPQLLDGARYAVSEGSVERV from the coding sequence ATGCACGTCACGCACCTGTCGCTGGCCGACTTCCGCTCGTACGCCCGGGTCGAGGTCCCGCTCGATCCGGGCGTCAGCGTCTTCGTCGGCGCCAACGGACAGGGCAAGACCAACCTCGTCGAGGCGATCGGCTACCTCGCGACGCTCGGCAGCCACCGCGTCTCGTCGGACGCGCCCCTCGTCAGGATGGGCGCCGAGCGGGCGATCATCAGGGCGGCCGTCCGGCAGGGCGACCGTCAGCAGCTGGTCGAGCTGGAACTCAACCCGGGCCGCGCCAACCGGGCCCGGATCAACAGGTCCTCGCAGGTCAGGCCGCGTGACGTGCTGGGGATCGTACGGACCGTGCTGTTCGCGCCGGAGGACATGGCGCTGGTCAAGGGCGACCCCGGTGAGCGGCGCCGGTTCCTGGACGAGCTGATCACCGCTCGGTCGCCGCGCATGGCGGGGGTGCGCTCCGACTACGACCGGGTGCTCAAGCAGCGCAACACCCTGCTGAAGACCGCCGCGATGGCCCGGCGCCACGGCGGCCGTTCCATGGACCTGTCCACCCTCGACGTGTGGGACCAGCACCTCGCCCGGGCCGGCGCCGAGCTGCTGGCGCAGCGGCTGGATCTGGTCGCCACGCTCCAGCCGCTGGCCGCCAAGGCGTACGACCAGCTCGCGCCCGGCGGTGGTCCGGTCGCGCTGGAGTACCGTTCCTCCGCCGAAGGCCCGGGCACCGGCCGCGAGGAGCTGTACGGACAGCTGCTCGCCGCCCTCGCCGAGGTGCGCAAGCAGGAGATCGAGCGGGGCGTCACGCTGGTCGGCCCGCACCGCGACGACCTCGTGCTGAAGCTCGGCCGCATGCCGGCCAAGGGGTACGCCAGCCACGGCGAGTCCTGGTCGTACGCGCTGGCGCTGCGGCTGGCCTCGTACGACCTGCTGCGCGCCGAGGGCAACGAGCCGGTGCTCGTCCTCGACGACGTCTTCGCCGAGCTGGACGCCCGGCGCCGGGAGCGGCTGGCGGAGCTGGTGGCCCCGGGCGAGCAGGTGCTGGTGACGGCCGCGGTCGACGACGAC